TTATATTATTTGCCATGATTATTATCGTCACAATGATTCAATTCAAATTTAGAAAATCAGATACACAATATTAAGGAAAGGAGTGGAAGCTGATGGCTTTAACTAAAAAGAAGAATAAGATGGAAAAATACCTCGTGCTTACGCTATTAATCCTGGGTGGAATTGTCGTTTCAATTCCTTTTATATGGATGATTTCCAGTTCATTTAAGCCGGAAAGTGAAGTGCTGGCCATCCCGCCAACAATTTTTCCTGAAAACCCTACACTTGAGAATTACATCAACCTTTTTACAAACATGAATTTCACTGTCTATTTACGAAACACATTAATCATTGTCTTCTTCTCATTTATCGGCCTATTATTTAATGCGATGGCCGGATATGGTTTTGCCAAGTATCAATTTAAAGGCAGGGAAAAGGTGTTTTATCTTGTGTTAGCGACTATGATGATCCCAGGTCAGGTGACAATGATCCCTGTTTATTTGATTTTGAACGAAATGGGACTTACGAATACAATGACAGGGATTGTCCTTCCGGGGCTTGCGGTAGCGTTTAGCATTTTCTTATTCCGCCAGTTCATGACAACAGTGCCTGACGATCTACTCGAAGCAGCGCGATTGGATGGTGCGGGTGAATTTTATATCTTTTTCAAGCTTGTCGTACCTATTGCGAAGCCGATATTTGCCGTGCAGGGGATCCTTACCTTTATCGCCGGATGGAACAGCTTCCTATGGCCGCTAATCATTGCAAATGATGAAAGCCTTTATACTTTATCTGTCGGACTTTCTTTACTGCAAGGCCAGTATGCCAATAACTTCGCACTGCAGATGGCCGGTGCCGCATTTATGGTCGTTCCGATTATCATTATTTTTTCCTTCTTCCAGAAGTACATCGTGGAAGGATTTACAATGTCAGGAATTAAATAAGTTCGTTATGTCATCCTAAAAATAAGTACAATGAAATGTAAGTATTCGTTACAAAAGGGAGCAGGAGTTAAAGATGGCGACAATTAAAGACGTAGCAAAAAGAGCAGGAGTGGCGGTCTCCACAGCCTCCTACGCATTAAACGGAATCGACAAAGTAAGTTCCGCCACCATTGAAAAGGTATTAAAGGCAGCTCAGGAATTAAACTATAAAAAAAGTGGTTTTGCGTCTGATTTAAAGCGTACCAAAACAAATACAATCGCATTGATTTTAAGTGATTTATCCGGTCCTTACTATTCTGAACTGATCAAGGGAGTTCAAGAAGTAACGGCTTCCAATGGTTATGATCTCATTGCCTGCAGTTCAGTAGGAGGAGATAAGTCAACAGCTTCTAAATTTTTGAAGGAAAAGAGAGTCGATGGAGCGATCGTCCTGGCTCAAAACATTACAACAGAGCTCATTAAATCTTCCGCAAGAGAAGACTTCCCTGTTATTGTGCTCGATCGTGAAGTGGATAGTCCGTATGCTGTCCACGTTGAGGTTAATAACTGGCAGGGCGGGTATGAGGCAACAGAATATATGATCAATAAAGGTCACCGCACCATTGCTTATGTGAGCGGACCTTTGAATTCCCATGATAATGAGGAACGATTCAAGGGGTACTTAAAAGCGTTAGAACACCATGACATACCTTATCAATCACGCTGGAAAATCGGAGGGGAATTCACACGTGAAGGAGGCTACCGTGCGACGAAAATGCTAATTGCCCAGCAGAATCTGCCGGAAGCTATTTTCTTTGCTAACGATGAAATGGCGATTGGCGGGCTTCAAGCGTTTTCTGAGAAAAAAATTAAGGTTCCGGAAGATATCTCGGTTATTGGATTTGATGATATTCAGTTATCTGAATATGTCCACCCGCCTCTCACAACCGTAAAACAGCCGAAATACGAAGCCGGCGCCCTTGCCGTTCATTTAATCTTTCAATTGCTGGCCGGAGAAAAAGTAGAAAAAACATACAATCTGGCAACAGAGTTCGTCGAACGTCAATCTGTGAAAGAAAAGTGATAGAAAGTGGGTACCAGGTACCTAGAGAAAAAAAGAAAAACCCCCTCATCCGATCTGGGTGAGGGGGTTCGTGCTATATTTTACTTTCTGTTTACCTTAGATTTTCTGTGTTGACTCCCGCACGATCAGCTCAGCCGGGAGCAGTAGCTCCTGATAGGGCTCATCTGGGTTCTCTGTTCGCCAAAACAGCCTTTCTACCGCATTCTGTCCAAAGGCTTTAAAGCTGATATCCATAGTAGTAATCGATGGAGTCGAAAGCTGAGACAGCTGTCCGTTATCAAAGCTGCACACTGAGGCTTCACCTGGAACTTGAATACCGTGCTGTTGTAAGCCGGACGTTATAAGATAGCCGAGCCCGTCATTTACACAAAACCAGGCGGTCGGCTTTTTTACCAGCTGGCCAATAAAGTGGTTAATGATATTGCTTTCTTCAGGGGCGTCTGTAAACAAATATTCTTTTTGCGTTTCGAGACCGAATTCTTTATGGGCGAGTAAAAAACCTTCCAGACGCTCCTGATAGCTTGGGGAGAATTCGGTGTCTCCGATAAACGCAATTTCTTGGTGGCCCAGTTCAATTAAATGCTGAACGGCGGCATAAGCGCCGAAACGGTTATTTGTTAAAATTGCGTCGGCTTTAATATTAGGATGATGATGATCGATTAACACAGTAGGTATCCCTGTATCAAGCACCTTCTGAATGTAGGTATTGCTTATATGAGAGAGGATAAGAACGCCCTCTACTTCTCTGTTTTTAATAAAAGAGGGAAGCGTAAGTGATTCTTTGGCCTGTTGATTTATGGACTGAATCAGCAGGTTTTTGTTTCGTTTATTGACTTCCTCTTCAATTGTTA
This window of the Halobacillus sp. Marseille-Q1614 genome carries:
- a CDS encoding substrate-binding domain-containing protein; the protein is MAKKVTMQDIANQLNISKNSVSQALTGKPGVSEELRKQVQKVAEDLGYRYNRSTQTRSHTRNQSGNIALIASDFAFSMRSFFGEIYLTIEEEVNKRNKNLLIQSINQQAKESLTLPSFIKNREVEGVLILSHISNTYIQKVLDTGIPTVLIDHHHPNIKADAILTNNRFGAYAAVQHLIELGHQEIAFIGDTEFSPSYQERLEGFLLAHKEFGLETQKEYLFTDAPEESNIINHFIGQLVKKPTAWFCVNDGLGYLITSGLQQHGIQVPGEASVCSFDNGQLSQLSTPSITTMDISFKAFGQNAVERLFWRTENPDEPYQELLLPAELIVRESTQKI
- a CDS encoding carbohydrate ABC transporter permease, producing MALTKKKNKMEKYLVLTLLILGGIVVSIPFIWMISSSFKPESEVLAIPPTIFPENPTLENYINLFTNMNFTVYLRNTLIIVFFSFIGLLFNAMAGYGFAKYQFKGREKVFYLVLATMMIPGQVTMIPVYLILNEMGLTNTMTGIVLPGLAVAFSIFLFRQFMTTVPDDLLEAARLDGAGEFYIFFKLVVPIAKPIFAVQGILTFIAGWNSFLWPLIIANDESLYTLSVGLSLLQGQYANNFALQMAGAAFMVVPIIIIFSFFQKYIVEGFTMSGIK
- a CDS encoding LacI family DNA-binding transcriptional regulator, with the protein product MATIKDVAKRAGVAVSTASYALNGIDKVSSATIEKVLKAAQELNYKKSGFASDLKRTKTNTIALILSDLSGPYYSELIKGVQEVTASNGYDLIACSSVGGDKSTASKFLKEKRVDGAIVLAQNITTELIKSSAREDFPVIVLDREVDSPYAVHVEVNNWQGGYEATEYMINKGHRTIAYVSGPLNSHDNEERFKGYLKALEHHDIPYQSRWKIGGEFTREGGYRATKMLIAQQNLPEAIFFANDEMAIGGLQAFSEKKIKVPEDISVIGFDDIQLSEYVHPPLTTVKQPKYEAGALAVHLIFQLLAGEKVEKTYNLATEFVERQSVKEK